The Dehalogenimonas lykanthroporepellens BL-DC-9 genome includes a window with the following:
- a CDS encoding Radical SAM domain protein (PFAM: Radical SAM domain protein~KEGG: dev:DhcVS_563 radical SAM domain protein) has protein sequence MKVYHIAYEPSYGSVDIHVWTKCTLDCQACYTNWELFDFGLYDDALDDIKNRQRQEPPDKFLTYDEVIAYLEPLEIKFAVFMGTEAALDPELPRLAKELHDRWKSYNILLTNGIVMPDLKDIDQVIFSLKAFSEDLYREYTGRSNKSALRHFREIAETGINLHAEVVLIPELIEGDEIEKVAEFVATVNPETPFRIDAYFPVPECPWRAANNQEVEEAAERARKHVNNVTILTLDMKRIGDKAVRVY, from the coding sequence TTGAAGGTCTACCATATTGCCTATGAGCCGTCTTACGGTTCAGTAGATATCCATGTCTGGACTAAATGCACCCTGGATTGCCAGGCCTGTTACACCAACTGGGAACTTTTTGATTTCGGACTGTATGATGACGCCCTGGACGATATCAAGAACCGACAACGGCAGGAACCACCGGACAAATTTCTAACCTACGATGAGGTCATCGCATATCTGGAGCCGCTGGAGATAAAATTCGCGGTATTCATGGGGACTGAAGCCGCTCTAGACCCTGAACTACCCAGGTTGGCAAAAGAGCTTCACGACAGATGGAAATCTTACAATATACTGTTAACCAATGGTATCGTGATGCCCGACTTGAAGGATATCGACCAGGTGATATTCAGTTTGAAAGCATTTTCGGAGGATTTGTACCGGGAATATACCGGACGGTCCAATAAATCAGCGTTGAGGCATTTCCGTGAAATTGCCGAAACCGGTATAAATCTGCACGCTGAGGTTGTATTGATTCCCGAGCTTATTGAAGGTGATGAAATTGAGAAAGTCGCTGAATTTGTGGCCACGGTAAATCCGGAGACGCCATTCAGAATAGACGCCTATTTCCCGGTGCCGGAATGCCCATGGCGGGCGGCTAATAATCAGGAAGTAGAAGAGGCGGCGGAACGAGCCCGGAAGCATGTCAACAACGTTACGATTCTCACTCTGGACATGAAGCGCATCGGCGACAAGGCGGTGAGGGTCTATTAA